A segment of the Polyangiaceae bacterium genome:
GCAGGCCTCGGCACATAAGGTGCGGCCACCCGCGGCTTCTCCTCCGGCTTTTCTTCGGGCTTGTCCTCAGCCACCTTCTCTTCAGGCTTTTCTTCGGGCTTGTCCTCAGTCGCCTTCTCTTCAGGCTTTTCTTCGGGCTTGTCCTCAGTCGCCTTCTCTTCAGGCTTTTCTTGGGTGGTGGTTTCAGGCTGTGTGGGTGCCGGCGGCGTCTCCTGGGCGGCCGCAGCGTCTCCCCCGGATAGCTTCATTGCAGCGAAGCCGCCGCCACCCAACAAAACGACCGCGGCGATTGCTGCGCCGACGATCAGCCCGGTGTTGGACTTCTTCGGCTGGCTCTCCCCCGCCCAGGCACCCTGGGTCCCGGCGAGCGCGGGGTTCGCCGGAGGCGGAGCGGCTTGAGGCAAACTCGCCATGGCGGGCCGAGGTCCCGTCAGGTCCGCCGCAGCCATGGGCATCGAGACACGTCCGCTCGCCCATCCCTCGATCGCGCTCTGGAATTCCTTTGCCGTCTGGAAACGATGTGCCGGCTCGCGCGCCATGGCGCGCCGAATGATTTCAGCGAAGCCGCGATCGATCTCCGGAACCAACTGCTCGAGCGGAGGCGGCTCTTCGAGCACGATCTTGAAGAGGAGCTCGTTGAACGTGTCCGCGTTGAAGGGGACCTGCCCGGTCGCACACTCGTAGAGAATCACGCCCACGGAATACAGGTCGGCGCGTTGGTCCATGCCCTTGGCGCCCTTCGCCTGCTCGGGCGACATGTAGTACGGCGTGCCCATCACCGCACCGGTGCGGGTCATGGAGAAACCGCTTTCGTTCCCCAGCGCGCTGAACTTCGAGATGCCGAAGTCCAGAATCTTCACGAAGTCCGTCTGCCCCGCGTGAGACGTCAAGACGAACACGTTGTCCGGCTTGAGGTCGCGATGGATGATCCCCGCGGAATGAGCGGCTTGGAGACCCTCGAGCAACTGGTACGCAATGGGATAGATCTGCTCCGGCGTGAGCCGACCGACCTTACGGATACGGTCGCTCAGGCTATCCCCATCCATGAACTCCATGACCATGTAGCGATCGCCGTCAGGCAAGTCGCCAAGGTCGAGCACCTCTACGATGTGCTGTGAGCCGATCCGCCCGGCCGCTTGGGCTTCACGTTCGAAGCGTTGAACGGCGTCGGCGTTTTCGGCGACGCCAGAGTGCAACACCTTGATCGCAACACGGCGGTGGATGCGGGTGTTCTCGCCTTCGTAGACAGCGCCCATACCACCTTCGCCGAGTAGTCGAACGATGCGGTACTTGCCGTCAATGATGTCGCCGGTGCTTAGGGACATGGTTGCCTCGGTTCAAAACGAACGTTTCATGCTGGGATGGAGCGGAGACCTGATGCAGCACCAGGCAGTGCTCCTGCACGAAACCCATGAAGTTTACGCTCCACTGGTCCTAGGAGGCTAGCACGGTCCACCACTTCAGGCCCAGAGTCGGGACTGTACTGTTGTTCCGTGAGTCTGGGTTTCCGTCAAGACCGCTGCCAATTCGTGCTCAGCCCCCGAACTGCCGCGCAGCGGCTGGGGGTTCTCCACCAGACGTACCGCTGCGCCCAACGGTCTCGCGTGGGCATGAACTCCCACAACTTTTGCTGCGATCTCACCTGCCAAACGCGGGGAAAAAGGCGGGGAAAAAGGCCGGGAAAAATGTCTGATGGCCAAGCGCTTGAGGCGCCGAGATGCTGTGGAACAGGTACGCCCTGGCCCCACAAAGTGGGTGCGTCAGTTGCTTGTACAGAACTGCTTTGCAGGCGTCTCGACTTCCATCTGGAGCGGCCGCAGGTCCGCCGGCGGGTCCCACGGCGGCGAGGAGTTCGCATCCCGCTCGGTCAACGTGGGGGAGGTTGCATCTCCGCCCAAAAGGAACGCTCTCAGCTCAAAGTTCGCCTGGTCGCCGCGGGGAAGGATCAGCGTGCGGGTGTACTGGTCGAAGAACACGGCACCCACAGGGACGCTCCCGATGCTCTGCCGGAAAGGAGTTCCAGTAGTCGTGCCCGTCGGGATGGCGAAGATGGCGAGCTCTTCCAGGCTTTCGGTCGCGAAGTAGATCTTGTTGCAAGGGTCCCAGGCAGCACCACGAATGAAGGATCCACCTACCTCGAAGTTCACCGAGCCGTTCACATTGAAGTTGGTCGCGTTGAACCGCGTCACCTTTCCAGCAGTGTTCGTACTCACACCCTTCACCCAGAGCGGGTCTGGAAAGGCCACCGCGTCGTCGTTCGACGCTTCGACCGCGGAGATGCTCCCGCCACTCTGGCGAACTTTGCCGATCACCAGAGGAGATCCGGCATAGCCGGGTTTAGGCGATGATGCCGAGAGGCTAGCGCGAACACGCTGAACCTCACACATGTTGACGTCCGACCCGTTCTCATCAACCACGCCGTCCGGCGCGCAAGTTGATGACTTGATGAACAGGTTCAAGCTGCCTCCGGCGTCCGAGCCGTTTGCGCGCGGAATCGCCGCCAGGGGGCTGGCAAAAGTCGGGATGTCCTGAAGGGGTGTCGTCGGCGCAGGGGACTGCGGATTGTCGACATTGATCACCGTGAAG
Coding sequences within it:
- a CDS encoding protein kinase gives rise to the protein MSLSTGDIIDGKYRIVRLLGEGGMGAVYEGENTRIHRRVAIKVLHSGVAENADAVQRFEREAQAAGRIGSQHIVEVLDLGDLPDGDRYMVMEFMDGDSLSDRIRKVGRLTPEQIYPIAYQLLEGLQAAHSAGIIHRDLKPDNVFVLTSHAGQTDFVKILDFGISKFSALGNESGFSMTRTGAVMGTPYYMSPEQAKGAKGMDQRADLYSVGVILYECATGQVPFNADTFNELLFKIVLEEPPPLEQLVPEIDRGFAEIIRRAMAREPAHRFQTAKEFQSAIEGWASGRVSMPMAAADLTGPRPAMASLPQAAPPPANPALAGTQGAWAGESQPKKSNTGLIVGAAIAAVVLLGGGGFAAMKLSGGDAAAAQETPPAPTQPETTTQEKPEEKATEDKPEEKPEEKATEDKPEEKPEEKVAEDKPEEKPEEKPRVAAPYVPRPAATPKPSSKPAAGNEPTKSGNRIIRPTL